Proteins from a genomic interval of Thermoanaerobacterium thermosaccharolyticum DSM 571:
- the larE gene encoding ATP-dependent sacrificial sulfur transferase LarE, producing MRLEEKYENLKKYIKQLGSAVIAFSGGVDSTFLAKVCKDVLNDSCLAVTATSSTYPEREFKEALELAKEIGIRHKIIKSEELEIEGFSKNPIDRCYYCKSELFSKLKKVADDEGIEYVLDGTNADDTGDFRPGRRAAKELGVKSPLLECGFTKDDIREMSKRLGLPTWNKPAYACLSSRFPYGQEITSEKLSMVEKSEEYLLNLGFVGFRVRHHGDVARIELNPDQINMMMDENIRKKVVSKLKEIGFKYVSLDLEGYRTGSMNEAISELINDVR from the coding sequence ATGAGACTAGAAGAAAAATATGAGAATTTAAAAAAGTATATAAAGCAACTTGGAAGTGCTGTCATAGCATTTTCAGGTGGAGTTGATAGCACTTTTCTTGCTAAAGTTTGCAAAGATGTGCTAAATGATAGTTGTTTAGCTGTTACGGCCACATCATCTACATATCCGGAAAGAGAATTTAAAGAAGCTCTGGAGCTAGCAAAGGAGATTGGTATAAGACATAAAATAATAAAATCTGAGGAACTTGAAATAGAGGGATTTTCCAAAAATCCTATAGATAGATGTTATTACTGTAAGAGCGAATTGTTTTCTAAGCTTAAAAAAGTTGCTGATGATGAAGGAATAGAGTATGTTTTAGATGGAACAAATGCTGATGATACGGGAGATTTTAGACCGGGTAGGCGCGCCGCAAAAGAATTAGGTGTCAAAAGCCCTCTTTTAGAATGTGGTTTTACAAAAGACGATATAAGGGAGATGTCAAAAAGATTGGGCCTTCCTACATGGAACAAACCTGCTTATGCCTGTCTTTCATCCCGCTTTCCGTACGGCCAAGAGATAACAAGTGAGAAATTGTCAATGGTTGAAAAATCAGAAGAATACCTTCTGAATTTAGGCTTTGTGGGATTTAGAGTGAGGCACCATGGCGATGTTGCTAGAATAGAACTTAATCCAGATCAGATTAATATGATGATGGATGAAAACATCAGGAAAAAAGTTGTATCAAAATTGAAAGAAATAGGCTTTAAATATGTTTCACTTGATCTTGAAGGTTATAGAACAGGCAGTATGAATGAAGCTATATCGGAGTTGATAAATGATGTACGATAA
- a CDS encoding biotin transporter BioY — protein MIVHNDKSVFSLKKMTLASMFASITIVMSFISIPLPFSPVPITGQTFALMLSGSLLDPITSFFSMIIYLALGAVGIPVFAGFHGGISILLGPTGGYLLAMPIASFVISLLTRIADTSFFKLILANIIGGILIVYALGALQLSVVAGLEIKKAVLLGAVPYILGDLIKVLISSYLSLKLRPVLKMYKD, from the coding sequence TTGATAGTACATAATGACAAGTCTGTTTTTTCATTAAAAAAGATGACACTTGCGTCTATGTTTGCTTCTATTACAATCGTCATGAGCTTTATAAGTATACCGCTGCCTTTTTCTCCTGTGCCTATAACAGGCCAAACATTTGCACTAATGCTGTCTGGAAGTCTATTAGACCCTATCACATCATTTTTCAGCATGATTATCTATCTTGCGCTTGGAGCAGTGGGTATTCCTGTTTTTGCCGGATTTCATGGCGGTATCAGTATACTACTTGGTCCAACAGGCGGTTACTTACTTGCTATGCCAATAGCTTCTTTTGTCATATCATTATTAACAAGAATAGCAGATACCAGCTTCTTTAAGTTAATATTAGCAAATATCATTGGCGGTATATTGATCGTATATGCGCTAGGTGCTTTGCAGCTAAGTGTTGTGGCTGGGTTGGAAATTAAAAAAGCAGTCCTATTAGGAGCAGTACCATACATATTAGGTGATCTTATAAAAGTGTTAATATCTTCATATCTATCCCTAAAATTAAGACCTGTGCTAAAAATGTATAAAGACTAA
- the larB gene encoding nickel pincer cofactor biosynthesis protein LarB, with protein MMYDNVIRDVLKKYENGYIGLDEAVDILKKLPYEDLGFAKIDYNREVRRGFPEVIYCEGKTPKQVKEIALRMYEKGSNVLGTRASIEHFEALKEVCDKAVYYDVARIISIKSEEIMPTKGVIGVVAAGTSDLPVAEEAAVTAELMGNSVKRIYDVGVAGIHRLMSKVEELRKFRVIICIAGMEGALPTVVGGLVACPIIAVPTSVGYGANFHGLSALLAMLNSCSSGVSVVNIDNGFGAAYSASLINKIGE; from the coding sequence ATGATGTACGATAACGTAATAAGGGACGTTCTTAAGAAATATGAAAATGGCTATATAGGATTAGATGAGGCAGTTGATATACTAAAAAAGCTTCCATACGAAGATTTAGGATTTGCAAAGATTGACTACAATAGAGAAGTTAGACGAGGCTTCCCTGAAGTCATTTACTGTGAAGGTAAGACGCCTAAACAGGTTAAGGAAATAGCGCTTAGGATGTATGAAAAGGGAAGCAACGTTTTAGGTACTAGGGCGTCTATTGAACACTTTGAAGCATTGAAGGAAGTATGCGATAAAGCAGTTTATTACGATGTGGCGAGGATTATATCGATTAAATCAGAAGAGATTATGCCTACAAAAGGTGTTATCGGTGTTGTGGCAGCAGGTACATCTGACTTGCCTGTTGCTGAAGAAGCTGCTGTAACGGCAGAACTAATGGGGAATTCTGTAAAGCGTATATATGATGTAGGTGTAGCTGGAATACACAGATTGATGAGCAAAGTTGAAGAATTGAGAAAATTTAGAGTCATAATATGTATAGCAGGAATGGAAGGTGCACTACCTACTGTAGTCGGAGGGCTTGTGGCTTGTCCAATCATTGCGGTTCCAACAAGTGTGGGATATGGAGCTAATTTTCATGGACTTTCTGCACTGCTTGCTATGCTTAATTCATGCTCAAGCGGTGTCAGCGTAGTGAACATCGATAATGGGTTTGGTGCAGCTTATTCAGCAAGTTTAATAAATAAGATAGGAGAGTAA
- a CDS encoding NAD(P)/FAD-dependent oxidoreductase, which produces MNFVIIGNGIAALSAAESIRKNDKESKITMISNEPYNTYFRIKLSHLLGHEYELEKLYVKPEPWYKSSNIDIMLKCSVNSVDIVKKTVHLNSGDDIKYDKLIIASGSHSFVPPVRGCDKKGVYAIRSLDDVNNLNQYIKGKKRGIVVGGGLLGLEAAWSLRQAGYEMNVIEFFPRLLPKQSDEEGSKIIENIIESNGIKLMLGTEVEEITGDAVDGVILKDGREVHADFVIFSAGIRPNVDVVKGSGIKINKGILVDEFMRTNVDDVFAAGDVAEYNGKIYGLWTVAMAQGKNAGLNAVGMKNQYKEVPPSSTLKITGVDVFSSGDISGEKSTSYSYKEENVYYKLFIKDNKLVGAILIGDISSSTKVKRAIDFEYDLREIIDSSKDAKSILEKL; this is translated from the coding sequence ATGAATTTTGTCATAATAGGCAATGGAATTGCTGCACTATCAGCCGCTGAAAGCATTAGGAAAAATGATAAAGAATCTAAAATAACGATGATTTCAAATGAGCCATACAATACATATTTTAGGATAAAATTGTCTCATTTATTGGGGCATGAGTACGAATTAGAAAAACTATACGTTAAACCTGAGCCTTGGTACAAAAGCAGCAATATTGATATTATGCTGAAATGCAGTGTAAATTCAGTAGATATAGTTAAGAAAACGGTACACTTAAATAGTGGTGATGACATTAAATATGACAAGCTTATTATTGCGTCAGGAAGCCACAGCTTTGTTCCACCTGTTAGAGGATGTGATAAAAAAGGCGTGTATGCTATAAGAAGTCTGGATGATGTTAATAATTTAAACCAATATATAAAGGGTAAAAAAAGAGGAATTGTAGTTGGTGGAGGACTCTTAGGTCTTGAAGCTGCATGGTCTTTAAGGCAAGCTGGATACGAGATGAATGTCATTGAATTTTTCCCGAGGTTGTTGCCTAAACAATCTGACGAAGAAGGCTCAAAGATTATTGAAAATATTATAGAAAGCAACGGAATTAAACTTATGTTAGGCACAGAAGTAGAAGAGATAACTGGTGATGCTGTAGACGGCGTAATATTAAAGGATGGCAGAGAAGTCCACGCTGATTTTGTGATATTTTCAGCAGGAATCAGACCTAATGTAGATGTGGTAAAAGGTTCAGGTATAAAAATCAATAAAGGGATTTTAGTAGATGAATTTATGAGAACAAATGTGGATGATGTATTTGCGGCAGGAGATGTTGCGGAGTACAACGGAAAGATATATGGACTTTGGACTGTTGCAATGGCACAAGGTAAAAATGCAGGTCTAAATGCAGTAGGCATGAAGAACCAATATAAAGAAGTGCCGCCATCTAGTACGTTGAAAATAACGGGTGTTGATGTATTTTCGTCTGGCGATATATCTGGAGAAAAATCCACTTCATACAGTTATAAAGAAGAGAATGTTTATTATAAGCTGTTTATAAAGGATAATAAATTAGTCGGTGCAATTCTCATTGGCGATATAAGCAGCTCTACTAAAGTTAAGAGAGCAATTGATTTTGAATATGATTTAAGAGAAATTATAGATTCTTCAAAAGACGCTAAAAGTATATTAGAAAAATTATAA
- a CDS encoding ribonuclease H-like YkuK family protein — protein MNFINPTKGLLDLDKMFDDIIEFIRDDKNSRYKLMIGTDSQPGKVICFVSAVIIYREGKGARYYYRKFQHKKIPSLRQRIFMEANYSIELANLLSSRFEKMGKTDFNIEIHLDVGENGMTKDIIKEVVGMVTGCGFDAQVKPDSYGASKVADKYTKSM, from the coding sequence TTGAATTTTATAAATCCCACAAAAGGTCTTTTGGATCTTGATAAGATGTTTGATGATATTATAGAGTTTATAAGAGATGATAAAAATTCCAGATATAAGCTTATGATAGGAACCGATTCGCAGCCTGGAAAGGTTATATGCTTTGTTTCGGCTGTGATTATATATCGTGAGGGAAAAGGCGCTAGATATTATTATAGAAAATTTCAACATAAAAAAATTCCATCTCTTAGGCAAAGAATTTTTATGGAGGCCAATTACAGCATAGAACTTGCAAATCTTTTATCATCTAGATTTGAGAAGATGGGCAAAACTGATTTTAATATAGAAATACATCTTGATGTTGGTGAAAATGGAATGACAAAAGATATCATAAAAGAAGTAGTTGGAATGGTTACAGGGTGTGGCTTTGACGCACAGGTAAAACCTGATTCGTATGGAGCAAGTAAAGTCGCTGATAAGTATACAAAATCCATGTAA
- a CDS encoding CDP-alcohol phosphatidyltransferase family protein gives MNIPNILTMIRFVLIPVFVYSFFYINNGNIYAAVIFIISGLTDVLDGYIARHYNQITKIGILMDPLADKLMIITVLASLWIKGIIPFFIILIVIVKEVTMIIGAFILYRKKDIAIPANKFGKGATLLFYIAIIFSIFDWPYGLTLMIIALLLALIAFFIYSVEFKFYNYKQ, from the coding sequence ATGAATATACCGAATATCTTAACGATGATTAGATTTGTGTTGATACCCGTATTTGTTTACAGTTTTTTTTACATAAACAATGGCAATATATATGCTGCAGTTATATTTATAATATCTGGATTGACTGATGTTCTTGATGGATATATTGCCCGTCATTACAATCAGATAACAAAAATAGGCATATTGATGGATCCATTGGCAGACAAGCTGATGATAATAACAGTACTAGCAAGTCTGTGGATAAAGGGAATAATACCCTTTTTTATAATATTGATTGTAATTGTAAAAGAGGTTACCATGATCATTGGCGCATTTATTCTATACAGAAAAAAAGACATTGCAATACCTGCCAATAAATTTGGGAAAGGGGCAACACTTCTTTTTTACATCGCAATAATTTTTTCAATTTTTGATTGGCCTTATGGTCTTACGTTAATGATAATAGCACTGCTACTTGCGCTTATAGCTTTCTTTATTTATTCAGTTGAGTTTAAGTTTTACAATTATAAACAATAG
- the larC gene encoding nickel pincer cofactor biosynthesis protein LarC — protein sequence MRFLYFDCFAGISGDMTISSLLSHGVDVDKFKGELSKLPLSGYDLVFGSATKNGITANTFKVNYDDYHHHHRTMKDIENIINQSSLNEDVKEMSLKIFRNLADAEGKVHGLLPEEVHFHEVGAVDSIIDIVGTSVLINMIAPDKIIFSKLPVGSGFVNSQHGMIPVPAPATAELLKGIPVYDNGISGELVTPTGAAIAKTIADEFGTIPEAKIDSIGYGAGFKDFEVPNVLRTMVGTIDVKKK from the coding sequence ATGAGATTTCTATACTTCGATTGCTTTGCTGGAATTTCTGGCGATATGACTATTTCATCTCTTCTTAGCCATGGAGTTGATGTCGATAAATTTAAAGGCGAATTGAGTAAATTGCCGCTTAGTGGATATGATTTAGTATTTGGAAGCGCAACGAAAAATGGCATAACTGCAAATACTTTCAAAGTTAATTATGATGACTATCACCATCATCATAGAACTATGAAAGATATAGAAAATATCATAAATCAAAGTTCGTTGAATGAAGATGTAAAGGAAATGAGTCTTAAAATATTTCGCAATTTAGCGGATGCTGAAGGCAAAGTGCATGGGCTGTTGCCTGAGGAAGTCCACTTTCATGAAGTCGGTGCGGTTGACTCTATAATCGATATAGTTGGGACATCTGTGCTTATAAATATGATTGCTCCAGATAAGATAATTTTTTCAAAACTACCTGTAGGGTCTGGATTTGTAAATAGCCAACATGGGATGATACCTGTACCTGCACCGGCAACAGCAGAGTTATTAAAAGGCATACCGGTGTATGACAATGGAATAAGTGGAGAACTTGTAACGCCTACAGGTGCAGCTATAGCGAAAACAATAGCTGATGAATTTGGAACGATTCCAGAAGCTAAGATCGATTCTATAGGATATGGCGCTGGATTTAAGGATTTTGAGGTTCCAAATGTTTTAAGGACGATGGTAGGCACTATAGATGTAAAAAAAAAGTAG
- a CDS encoding lipid II flippase Amj family protein: MVDIKRLLIVCFFTMVINLIDTLSYSIRPSGVRTKKLAVSLSLFNIMAVISRLSNMIQGPFLGSLVDISIKYKLVPLLGLNMRLVLLSATMGAVIGAPLMPTFVSVFSAAINGMETAGSVPKLILMSLKWKNIKKIRSKIVLPRLSMLKGIKETNIPKSFLIYNVIITSIYTTGIISSLYAGALLPEFRTTASLLSGIVNGFATILLTVIVDPVAALITDQALAGKRTQQDVNTMVVLLVFGKIIGTLLAQVVFEPASHLILFVTKLIV, translated from the coding sequence ATGGTAGATATTAAAAGGCTTTTAATTGTTTGCTTTTTTACGATGGTAATAAATTTAATAGATACGTTGTCGTATTCTATAAGGCCATCTGGTGTAAGGACAAAAAAGCTTGCAGTTTCACTCTCGTTGTTTAATATTATGGCTGTAATTTCGAGGCTATCAAACATGATACAGGGACCATTTCTTGGGAGTTTAGTTGACATATCGATAAAATACAAGTTGGTTCCACTTCTTGGTTTAAACATGAGACTTGTTTTGTTATCGGCAACAATGGGTGCAGTCATTGGAGCACCGCTTATGCCAACGTTTGTATCCGTATTCTCAGCAGCAATCAATGGCATGGAAACTGCAGGGTCTGTTCCAAAACTTATATTGATGTCTTTGAAGTGGAAAAATATAAAAAAGATAAGAAGCAAGATAGTTTTGCCTAGGCTCAGCATGCTTAAAGGCATTAAAGAGACCAATATACCAAAAAGTTTTTTGATTTACAATGTTATAATAACGTCTATATATACAACGGGCATCATTTCATCATTGTACGCTGGCGCACTGTTGCCTGAATTTCGTACGACTGCCAGCCTTCTTTCAGGAATAGTAAACGGATTCGCTACTATTCTTTTAACAGTTATCGTTGATCCTGTTGCAGCACTGATTACAGACCAAGCTCTTGCGGGGAAAAGGACTCAGCAAGATGTCAATACTATGGTTGTTTTGCTGGTATTCGGCAAAATAATTGGTACATTGCTTGCGCAAGTTGTTTTTGAACCGGCATCTCATTTGATTCTTTTTGTCACAAAATTAATTGTTTAA
- a CDS encoding FprA family A-type flavoprotein — MEKVVKIKNGVYWVGALDPDLEYFDIVWRTPWGTSYNSYLVKGSEKIALIETVKEPFYDEYIDKIKSLVDLKDIDYIVMDHTEPDHSGALPRLLKEATNAEVIGSRTAITFLKGQINRDFNSRVVKDGDFIDLGGKTLRFIMAPFLHWPDTMFTYLVEEKILFTCDAFGCHYTPKHLFNDLEDDFSDAYKLYFDSIVSPFKPKVLEAIEKIRNLPIDMIAVGHGPILRKDIEKYVETYKKWSLYDTNTKKKVLIYYVSAYGNTRKMAEEIGNGIKDSGVIDVDIYNAKAVNLDDARDKIEKADGLLFGSPTITGDAVESIWNVIDRINPIKNKNKPAAVFGSYGWSGEAIPLMEERLKGLKLNLVEPGLKINFIPSDDDLEKCRDFGRIFASSLV, encoded by the coding sequence ATGGAGAAAGTCGTCAAAATAAAAAATGGTGTTTATTGGGTAGGAGCATTAGACCCTGATCTTGAGTATTTTGACATAGTATGGAGGACGCCATGGGGAACGTCGTATAATTCTTATTTGGTAAAAGGCAGCGAAAAGATTGCTTTGATAGAAACGGTTAAAGAACCATTCTATGACGAATATATTGATAAGATAAAAAGCCTTGTTGATTTAAAGGATATAGATTATATAGTAATGGATCATACGGAGCCAGATCATTCAGGTGCACTGCCGAGACTTCTTAAAGAGGCTACAAATGCAGAGGTCATCGGTAGCAGGACAGCTATCACATTTTTAAAGGGGCAGATAAATCGCGATTTCAATTCAAGAGTTGTAAAAGACGGCGATTTTATTGATTTGGGTGGAAAGACTTTGAGATTTATTATGGCACCTTTTCTGCATTGGCCCGATACCATGTTTACGTATTTGGTAGAAGAAAAAATTTTATTTACATGTGATGCTTTTGGCTGCCATTATACTCCTAAACATTTATTTAATGACCTTGAAGATGATTTTTCTGACGCATATAAGCTGTACTTTGATTCTATCGTAAGTCCTTTTAAACCAAAAGTTTTAGAAGCTATAGAAAAAATTAGAAATTTACCAATCGATATGATAGCGGTAGGTCATGGGCCAATATTGAGAAAAGATATAGAAAAATACGTTGAGACCTACAAGAAATGGAGCTTATATGATACGAATACAAAGAAGAAAGTGCTGATATACTATGTTTCTGCATACGGCAATACTAGAAAAATGGCGGAAGAGATAGGCAATGGCATTAAAGATTCTGGAGTTATAGATGTGGATATATACAATGCAAAGGCAGTTAATTTAGACGATGCAAGGGATAAGATTGAAAAAGCAGACGGGTTGTTGTTTGGCTCTCCGACAATTACTGGTGACGCTGTTGAATCCATCTGGAATGTTATAGATAGGATAAATCCTATAAAAAATAAGAATAAGCCCGCTGCAGTTTTTGGCTCATATGGATGGAGTGGCGAGGCGATACCTTTGATGGAGGAAAGGCTTAAAGGGTTAAAACTTAATTTGGTTGAGCCAGGCCTTAAAATTAATTTCATTCCAAGTGATGATGATTTAGAAAAATGCAGGGATTTTGGAAGAATATTTGCATCATCACTTGTGTAA
- a CDS encoding phosphatase PAP2 family protein, translating into MQAAIIKDIQLFSNPILDYIFIGITMMGSSYFYFLVLPIFYWCVDKRFGLKIGIILLSSIYVNTVVKNVTMVQRPIGYPGIRSIFTQSAGGYSFPSGHAQGTTTFWGTLMFKYNRKCINILGIASIILVSLSRLYLGVHWPVDIIGGILIAVLIIIVGDLVDSIIVESKFDIPLAYKIILAIIVPTALIILFPYTENFEYMGLASGILIGYFIDGQYFGFTVTNTIKNQIYKIIIGVSIFLVLLSVLKYMLPYTNVFNALRYFICGLWFSIGAPLTFNKFKLNKRTL; encoded by the coding sequence ATGCAGGCAGCTATAATAAAAGATATACAGCTTTTTTCAAATCCAATTTTAGATTACATATTCATTGGCATTACTATGATGGGTAGTTCTTACTTTTATTTTTTAGTATTGCCCATATTCTACTGGTGTGTTGATAAGAGATTTGGACTTAAAATTGGTATAATTCTTTTGTCATCTATTTATGTCAATACTGTAGTAAAAAATGTGACAATGGTCCAAAGACCAATTGGCTATCCAGGCATAAGGTCGATTTTTACCCAATCAGCCGGCGGATACTCTTTTCCAAGCGGTCATGCGCAGGGTACAACTACCTTTTGGGGAACATTGATGTTTAAGTACAATAGAAAATGCATCAATATCTTAGGAATAGCTTCTATAATTCTCGTTTCACTGTCAAGGCTGTATTTAGGTGTCCATTGGCCTGTAGACATAATTGGAGGCATATTAATTGCTGTTTTAATAATAATTGTCGGTGATCTTGTGGACAGCATCATAGTTGAAAGTAAATTTGATATACCACTTGCCTATAAAATAATCTTAGCAATTATTGTCCCTACTGCATTAATAATTCTGTTTCCTTATACTGAGAACTTCGAATACATGGGACTGGCATCAGGTATTTTGATAGGATATTTCATTGATGGACAGTACTTCGGATTTACAGTAACAAATACGATTAAAAATCAAATATACAAGATAATTATTGGTGTATCAATATTCCTAGTTCTATTAAGTGTTCTTAAATATATGTTACCATATACTAACGTTTTTAACGCTTTAAGATATTTCATTTGCGGACTGTGGTTTTCAATTGGCGCACCATTGACATTCAATAAGTTTAAACTCAATAAAAGAACTTTATAA
- the larC gene encoding nickel insertion protein, producing MSPEYYQYIFDRLLKNGALDVYLTPIMMKKQRPANMLSVLCKEERADLLRKIIFEETSTFGIREYKVNRYALQRNFKTVKTPIGDVRVKMGYMDGKLIKSHPESDDVKAIAEKTGLSILSVLKILKDYEDENDTENDT from the coding sequence ATGAGTCCGGAATATTATCAGTACATATTTGATAGACTTCTTAAAAATGGAGCTTTGGATGTTTACCTTACGCCAATAATGATGAAGAAGCAAAGACCTGCAAATATGTTGTCGGTGCTTTGTAAAGAAGAGAGGGCAGATTTGCTGCGAAAGATAATATTCGAAGAAACATCTACATTTGGCATAAGAGAGTATAAAGTAAATAGATATGCTCTTCAAAGGAATTTTAAAACTGTAAAGACGCCTATTGGCGATGTGAGAGTTAAAATGGGTTATATGGATGGCAAACTTATAAAATCTCATCCTGAATCAGATGATGTAAAAGCCATTGCAGAAAAAACTGGGCTTTCTATATTATCAGTTTTGAAAATTTTAAAAGATTATGAAGATGAAAATGACACAGAAAATGACACATAA